One part of the Alistipes onderdonkii genome encodes these proteins:
- a CDS encoding sialidase family protein gives MKTKILKLLLPVLAMAAAACGDSFEFGSPTHDLDEGIDLTAGTTQVLWKNKGAVYPTKRIHNFRIPGLVRTPHKLIAFCEAREETGSTNKDGGDIDLVYRVSTDDGQTWGPSQVLFDDEDNTCGNACAVYTESGRLVILCCWQRTGTTEAKFKSNYFSFEESQRYACHVVCFYSDDEGETWAGPFKWFTENRNSDPGRYLWTSFFKTGPGHAIQLKTGQHKGRILVGCDHKYQIFDGVAVNANSEDENYYGSHVAYSDDNGETWHMLELNEELHYGNECVPVELSDGRIYLDMRGTGAYKNQRGWSVSGDGGITWSRYASNPLRTDPGCQGSIVNYNTSGVPSSVILASSNNSTAREHLSIRASLDDCATWKTDVYQITDGKSGYSDMVVFDDGSVGVLYENGTSVYREQISFRKIPAATIAKYINE, from the coding sequence ATGAAAACCAAAATACTGAAACTTCTGCTTCCCGTGCTGGCGATGGCGGCCGCCGCATGCGGCGACTCCTTCGAGTTCGGCTCGCCGACCCACGATCTCGATGAAGGGATCGACCTTACAGCCGGGACGACACAGGTACTGTGGAAAAACAAGGGGGCCGTCTATCCCACCAAACGCATACACAACTTCCGCATCCCGGGACTGGTGCGTACCCCGCACAAACTGATCGCCTTCTGCGAGGCGCGCGAAGAGACCGGCTCCACAAACAAAGACGGAGGCGACATCGACCTGGTCTACCGGGTTTCGACCGACGACGGACAGACTTGGGGCCCCTCGCAGGTTCTGTTCGACGACGAGGACAACACCTGCGGAAATGCCTGTGCGGTCTATACCGAAAGCGGGCGTCTGGTGATACTCTGCTGCTGGCAGCGCACCGGAACTACCGAAGCTAAATTCAAAAGCAACTATTTCTCATTCGAAGAGTCACAAAGATACGCTTGTCATGTGGTCTGCTTTTATTCCGACGACGAAGGCGAAACCTGGGCGGGCCCGTTCAAGTGGTTCACCGAAAACCGCAATTCGGATCCCGGCCGCTACCTGTGGACAAGTTTCTTTAAAACAGGCCCCGGACACGCCATTCAGCTGAAGACCGGCCAGCACAAAGGACGCATTCTCGTCGGCTGCGACCATAAGTACCAGATTTTCGACGGAGTGGCCGTGAATGCCAATTCGGAGGATGAGAATTATTATGGTTCGCACGTCGCCTACTCCGACGACAACGGCGAGACCTGGCACATGCTCGAACTCAACGAAGAACTGCATTACGGCAACGAATGCGTGCCGGTCGAGTTGTCCGACGGCCGTATCTATCTCGACATGCGCGGCACGGGAGCTTATAAGAACCAGCGGGGCTGGAGCGTCAGCGGGGACGGCGGCATCACCTGGAGCAGATACGCCTCCAATCCGCTGCGTACGGATCCGGGCTGCCAGGGCTCGATCGTAAACTACAATACCAGCGGAGTACCCTCGTCCGTCATCTTGGCCAGCAGCAACAACAGCACGGCTCGTGAGCATCTCTCGATCCGCGCCAGCCTGGACGACTGCGCCACATGGAAAACGGATGTTTACCAGATCACCGACGGCAAATCCGGTTATTCGGATATGGTCGTATTCGACGACGGCAGCGTCGGCGTACTCTATGAAAACGGGACATCGGTCTACCGCGAACAGATCTCGTTCCGCAAGATCCCTGCCGCTACGATTGCAAAATATATCAACGAATAA
- a CDS encoding RagB/SusD family nutrient uptake outer membrane protein: MKNRLIKLVLLVAASAGSASCLGDMDIIQKSKITTSNMWIDEGDAKGALYGMYHQFRATFQTAMIYWGDYRAGTFTNGAGGSGSADKMFNNALDSSETKGTNWGSSYTTINNANLILRHVPEIPFSDENLKNLILANAHFVRAYTYYNIARVWGDAPLLLEGFESSDSDLQPARSNAALIYGQVARDIEDALRLMPASAADCTIATRSAVQMLKADYNLWLYQTREGGDEALTAADEALTEVFKDSRLDLVGSYADIFDITKKNNAEIILTLHFGQGEYEGGYASTYLIPQTRFHSASEHIETHVKLMTSDDQRFIFSPSLVELLYKDERDTRTPVSYGDWTDEEEGYRYTWVNKFAGKWADNKRYFISDLPLYRYAEALLFKAEIENERGNTPAALTYLNRVAKRAYGIDNYYASSDYHSFKESLMTEYLKEFAGEGKSWWNYIRLGYAFTKIESLRGRQNETNILLWPITTACMNENPNIRQTVGYN; this comes from the coding sequence ATGAAAAACAGACTCATAAAACTCGTGCTGCTCGTAGCGGCCTCAGCGGGTTCCGCTTCGTGCCTGGGCGACATGGACATCATCCAGAAAAGCAAAATCACGACTTCTAACATGTGGATCGACGAAGGCGATGCCAAGGGCGCCCTCTACGGCATGTACCATCAGTTCCGCGCAACGTTCCAGACAGCCATGATCTACTGGGGCGATTACCGTGCAGGAACCTTCACCAACGGAGCCGGCGGCTCGGGGTCGGCGGACAAGATGTTCAACAACGCACTCGACAGCAGCGAAACCAAAGGCACCAACTGGGGTTCGAGCTACACGACCATCAACAATGCCAACCTCATCCTGCGCCATGTGCCGGAAATCCCGTTCTCGGACGAAAACCTGAAGAACCTCATTCTGGCCAATGCCCATTTCGTGCGCGCCTACACCTATTACAACATCGCCCGCGTATGGGGCGACGCACCGCTGCTCCTGGAGGGTTTCGAGTCGAGCGACAGCGATCTGCAGCCTGCGCGCAGCAACGCGGCACTGATCTACGGGCAGGTAGCCCGCGACATCGAGGATGCGCTCCGCCTGATGCCGGCATCGGCTGCCGACTGTACCATCGCCACGCGCAGTGCCGTCCAAATGCTCAAAGCCGACTACAACCTCTGGCTCTATCAGACCCGCGAAGGCGGCGACGAGGCCCTCACGGCCGCCGACGAAGCCCTCACCGAGGTGTTCAAGGATTCGCGGCTCGATTTGGTCGGCTCCTATGCCGACATCTTCGACATCACGAAAAAGAACAATGCAGAAATTATCCTCACGCTCCACTTCGGACAGGGAGAGTACGAAGGCGGCTACGCCAGCACCTATCTCATTCCGCAAACCCGTTTCCATTCGGCCAGCGAACATATCGAAACGCATGTCAAGCTGATGACCTCCGACGACCAGCGCTTCATTTTCTCGCCGAGCCTCGTTGAACTTCTCTACAAGGACGAACGCGACACCCGCACTCCGGTCAGTTACGGAGACTGGACCGACGAAGAGGAAGGTTACCGCTATACATGGGTCAACAAGTTCGCCGGCAAATGGGCCGACAACAAGCGCTACTTCATCTCCGACTTGCCGCTCTACCGCTACGCCGAAGCATTGCTCTTCAAGGCGGAGATAGAGAACGAACGGGGCAACACCCCGGCGGCGCTCACGTACCTCAACCGTGTCGCCAAGAGGGCTTATGGGATCGACAATTATTACGCCTCCTCGGATTACCACAGTTTCAAGGAGTCGCTGATGACCGAATACCTGAAGGAATTTGCCGGCGAAGGCAAGAGCTGGTGGAACTACATCCGCCTGGGCTATGCCTTTACGAAGATCGAATCGCTCCGCGGCCGCCAGAACGAGACCAACATCCTGCTGTGGCCCATCACTACTGCCTGCATGAACGAAAACCCGAATATCCGTCAAACGGTAGGTTACAACTAA
- a CDS encoding SusC/RagA family TonB-linked outer membrane protein, whose product MKNSTTKRRFDSGYGGWSVASRCLLCLAFLLAGTSVWAQTHRLTGRVTDDKDQAVVGASVIVKGTTQGITTDSDGNFTLDLPNGDATLVVSFIGYRTQEVPVIRSQSRVNVELAPESIAVDEVVVVGYGEQSRRSVTSSIAKLDGEALQNIPISTVGEGLKGKIAGLKVTQTNFSPGGGFSYQIRGGSSINGSNSPLVLVDGVERDFSAINPNDIASIDVLKDAASSAIYGAKASNGIILVTTKRGGYNKAPRITFEANWAWQDTETEIEFLNAREYIEVVRTAVAEYLSIPSRASDALSYLNGAHSAGVGNKPNSIFSTRYYDPETDVLPAGYKTMPDPINPSKTIMYRDTDWQDLLYNGAWWQNYYLGIDGGGERVRYSASLGYTDDEGVALSTGYDRVNFKSNLDAKITKRLTASFGVDFARTNTEAYANQRNTISRALANPPTMNAYYEDGSPVEGYNSSSQTPLFYNKYYDRSNQKNYLSLIGGLKWEIIDGLTANVQGSFFRTDSKTKQFIKANVFDATRKSSWSQTMTERQKLEAYVSYKKTFAEDHNFSIMGGYSYQKRDYETVKMAGSGGTSDKVTTINGSSVFEPDDISSSEQAECQIGFFGRLNYDYKGKYLLTATFREDGSSKFAKDDRWGFFPGISGGWVLTEEPWLNDIRHLNFLKLRASYGSTGNNASVGIYDAYGSYGASYMYNGNSGIKPSEMPNEKLQWETSNQLDIGIEAGLFKNRIYVSADFFDKRTRNLLYEQNLPNTTGFSKFWTNLGKVRFWGYELELTTRNIVKKNFSWESKLVLSYQQNKVLKLPDNGIAKNRTGGIALGDGTFFGGIAEGEPLNRFYGYVATGIIETEEQAANANYDALSRLPQKGAKRVGDYEWADRNGDGQITTADQFCLGVTVPPFTGGLQNSFRLKNWTLSLYLDWATGHSIFDESYSRYFYGTFTNNYALAKDVLKAWKKPGDKTKYAKFYANDSNWGNDNYNRRATNTFTYKGDYLCLREITLQYSLPSKLFTKVGLKGVTLTVSGNNLYYFTEVKGISPEAGSSTTYDGDVFYNYPPIRRFSFGVRLIF is encoded by the coding sequence ATGAAAAACTCTACAACAAAGAGGCGTTTCGACTCCGGATATGGAGGATGGAGCGTCGCATCGAGATGCCTTCTCTGTCTGGCGTTTCTGCTCGCCGGAACGAGCGTTTGGGCTCAGACTCACCGCCTGACAGGCCGGGTTACGGACGACAAGGATCAGGCCGTCGTCGGAGCCTCGGTCATCGTCAAAGGCACGACCCAGGGTATCACCACGGACTCGGACGGCAACTTCACGCTCGACCTGCCGAACGGCGATGCCACGTTGGTCGTATCGTTCATCGGCTACCGGACGCAGGAGGTTCCCGTCATCCGCTCGCAGAGTCGCGTCAACGTGGAGCTGGCTCCCGAATCAATCGCCGTAGATGAGGTCGTAGTGGTCGGCTACGGCGAGCAGTCTCGGCGGTCGGTAACCTCCTCGATCGCCAAACTCGACGGTGAGGCATTGCAAAACATTCCGATTTCGACCGTCGGCGAAGGCCTGAAAGGCAAGATCGCCGGTCTGAAAGTCACGCAGACCAATTTCTCGCCCGGCGGCGGATTCTCCTACCAGATCCGCGGCGGTTCGTCGATCAACGGCTCGAACTCCCCGCTGGTGCTCGTCGACGGTGTCGAACGCGACTTCTCAGCCATCAACCCCAACGACATCGCCTCGATCGACGTACTGAAAGACGCGGCCTCGTCGGCAATCTACGGCGCGAAGGCCTCGAACGGAATCATCCTCGTAACCACCAAGCGCGGCGGTTATAACAAGGCTCCCCGCATCACATTCGAAGCCAACTGGGCGTGGCAAGACACCGAGACCGAGATCGAATTCCTGAACGCCCGCGAATACATCGAAGTCGTCCGCACGGCGGTCGCCGAATACCTAAGCATCCCCTCGCGCGCATCCGATGCCCTGAGCTACCTGAACGGAGCGCACTCGGCAGGTGTCGGCAACAAACCCAACAGCATCTTTTCGACCCGCTATTACGATCCAGAAACCGATGTGCTGCCCGCCGGGTACAAAACCATGCCCGATCCGATCAACCCTTCGAAAACGATCATGTACCGGGATACCGACTGGCAAGACCTGCTCTATAACGGCGCATGGTGGCAGAACTATTACCTAGGAATCGACGGCGGCGGCGAACGGGTGCGCTACTCGGCCAGCCTGGGATATACCGACGACGAAGGCGTGGCCCTCTCGACGGGTTACGACCGTGTAAACTTCAAGAGCAACCTCGACGCCAAGATCACCAAGCGGCTGACGGCCAGCTTCGGCGTGGATTTCGCCCGCACCAACACCGAGGCCTATGCCAACCAGCGCAACACCATATCCCGCGCCCTGGCCAACCCGCCGACGATGAACGCCTACTACGAGGATGGATCGCCGGTCGAGGGTTACAACTCCTCGTCGCAAACCCCGCTCTTCTACAACAAGTATTACGACAGGAGCAACCAAAAAAACTACCTGTCGCTCATCGGAGGCCTGAAATGGGAAATCATCGACGGCCTGACGGCCAACGTGCAGGGGTCGTTCTTCCGCACCGACTCGAAAACCAAGCAGTTCATCAAAGCCAATGTCTTCGACGCCACGCGGAAATCGTCGTGGAGTCAGACCATGACCGAACGGCAGAAACTCGAGGCTTACGTCTCTTACAAAAAAACGTTCGCCGAGGATCACAATTTCTCGATCATGGGTGGTTATTCCTACCAGAAACGCGATTACGAAACGGTCAAGATGGCCGGTTCGGGCGGCACTTCGGACAAAGTCACCACCATCAACGGCTCCTCGGTCTTCGAACCCGACGATATCTCCTCGTCGGAGCAGGCCGAATGCCAGATCGGTTTCTTCGGACGCCTCAACTACGACTACAAAGGCAAATACCTCCTGACGGCCACCTTCCGTGAGGACGGCTCGTCGAAATTCGCCAAGGACGACCGCTGGGGCTTCTTCCCGGGCATTTCGGGCGGCTGGGTGCTGACCGAAGAGCCCTGGCTCAACGACATCCGCCATCTGAATTTCCTCAAGCTGCGCGCCAGCTACGGCTCCACCGGAAACAACGCCTCGGTGGGTATCTACGACGCCTACGGTTCCTATGGCGCCAGCTATATGTATAACGGGAACTCGGGCATCAAGCCCTCGGAGATGCCCAACGAGAAACTGCAGTGGGAAACATCGAACCAGCTCGACATAGGTATCGAAGCCGGCCTGTTCAAGAACCGCATCTACGTGAGCGCCGATTTCTTCGACAAACGCACGCGCAACCTGCTTTACGAACAGAATCTGCCCAACACAACAGGCTTCTCGAAGTTCTGGACCAACCTCGGGAAAGTCCGCTTCTGGGGCTACGAATTGGAACTGACCACCCGCAACATCGTGAAAAAGAATTTCAGCTGGGAGTCGAAGCTCGTACTGAGCTACCAGCAGAACAAAGTACTCAAACTGCCCGACAACGGGATCGCCAAAAACCGCACGGGCGGCATCGCCCTGGGCGACGGCACTTTCTTCGGCGGCATCGCCGAAGGCGAGCCCCTCAACCGTTTCTACGGCTATGTGGCCACGGGTATCATCGAGACCGAAGAGCAGGCTGCCAATGCCAACTACGATGCCCTGTCGCGTCTGCCCCAGAAAGGCGCCAAACGCGTCGGAGACTATGAATGGGCAGACCGGAACGGCGACGGACAGATCACTACGGCCGACCAGTTCTGCCTGGGCGTCACCGTCCCGCCTTTCACCGGAGGCTTGCAGAACTCATTCCGGCTCAAAAACTGGACCCTGTCGCTCTATCTGGACTGGGCCACGGGACACTCGATCTTCGACGAATCCTATTCGCGCTATTTCTACGGCACCTTCACCAACAACTACGCGTTGGCCAAGGATGTGCTGAAAGCGTGGAAAAAGCCCGGCGACAAAACCAAATACGCCAAGTTCTACGCCAACGACTCGAACTGGGGCAACGACAACTACAATCGCCGCGCCACCAATACGTTCACGTACAAGGGCGACTACCTCTGCCTGCGCGAGATTACGCTTCAATACTCGCTGCCGTCGAAGCTCTTTACGAAGGTAGGCCTGAAAGGGGTGACGCTGACCGTATCGGGCAACAACCTCTATTATTTCACCGAAGTCAAGGGTATTTCGCCCGAGGCGGGATCGTCGACCACCTATGACGGCGACGTATTCTACAACTATCCCCCGATCCGGCGCTTCTCGTTCGGCGTACGTCTGATCTTTTAA